In the Endozoicomonas sp. SCSIO W0465 genome, GTGGCTTTGCAGTTTTAATGTCCGCCATTGGTGCCAGCCAGGTCATGGTCCGGATCACGGCCAGGCCCCTGATGCAACTTAATTCACCCTATGTGATGCTGACCATGGCCTTTATACTGGGACAGGCACTGTCATTGTTTATTTCCAGTGCCACTGTTTCTGATGCTGACCTTCAGCAAAATGGGGGTAGGCACCATCCGGGTAGGTCTGCCAACGGCTATCCTGGTCAGCGCATTTATCAGTCTGACTTTTGAGTATCTTCGACATCGTGATATCAGGATTGTGTTCAGCAAACTGCAGGACCTATTCGACAATATGGGCAAGGTGTTTGCCACGGTAGTTACCCTCATTATTGCCGGTGAAACCTTTGCCATGGGCCTCAAGTCGATTGGTGCTGTTGATGCTCTGTTGCATGCTGGCAGTCAGGCAGGATTCTCGGCCAGTATTATTGTGCTGTTTATGGCCATTCTGACATTCACCATCTCAGCCCTGATGGGGTCCGGGAATGCGGCTTTCTTCTCTTTCGCTCCCATGGTTCCCGATATTGCCCATAGGATCGGGGCGAATGTTGCCGAGATGATGCTGCCTATCCAGCTCTCTGCCGGGATGGGGCGCACAATCTCACCCATTGCCGGCGTTATTATTGCCGTAGCGGGTATTGCCGGTCTGTCGCCTTTTGATATCGTGCGCAGAACCCTGATTCCGATGATCAGCGGCTGGTTGCTGATGTTGGTTATTACCTTCACCGCCAGTGGTCAGCTTATGGAAGTTCTACCGTTCCTGGTGGTAGTGTGCACATTGGTTGCCGTCGTTATGATAGTCAGGCGCAAAAAGACTGTTCAACTCAGCACGGCGGGATGAATTGCGCAACAGACCAGACACGGAAATTGCGGTAGCGGAATACGCTCCATTCCATCTGCCTCAGGGCAATCCGGCCAGCGCCATAGACTTGACGTAACTATTCAGCACTGAGCAAAGGCATATTACAGTAATTCCGAACAGCTCTATGAAGTGATTGATATATGTCCATTCCCTGTTTTCTGGCAGACGACAAATAGCTGCGAATCCGTGCAAACATAGAACCACCGTCTGCACTCCTGAAGCAGCCTGAGATTTTCTGCTTTAACTTGGCCATTCGAACATCCCGCTCACTGCCATTGTTATCGAAGGGAATGGTAAAATCTGACATGAAGCGCAGTGTCTCAGCCTTGAACTCAGTGAGTCGTTTGAAGAGATTGTAAGCTTTAGTATTCTTGACTTTCTTGCGCTTAAGCTCCTCTCGTTGCTTCTCCATATAGACGACTTCTTTCATTAGAGCCCGCTGAAGCAACCGGTCATAAATCTTCTCGATTCGTTCACAGACAACACTTGGCATCTGTAGCATACCTATGGTCTTAAAGCCCTTGCAGTAATGCCAGGAAAGCCTCAGTAGCTTCATCAATCGCAACGCCAGTTGATTGCTGTCCCTATCAACAACACCCAAAAGCTCCCTCAGGTGATGGGCATTGCAAAGTACGTGAGTTGCCGCATATGCAAAATAGGATTTCCAATGATCATGAACCAGAACGCCTGCAAATGTTAGCAGTATGCCCATCGTGTCCATGGCCTCACGACCTCGCTTTTCAGACAAGTAGTAGAGCGTCCATTGTTCATCCCGCATAACGTGTAGCCAGTGCAAAGAGCCCTCGGCCCGCATACCCGTTTCATCGGCTCCGGCAACAGACGATTCCCGCAAGGCGTCACGAATAACCTCTTCAGTAGAAGCCAGATTTTCATAGGTTCTGGCCACAAAATTGGCGACAGTGCCTGCACTTACACTCATTTTATAGAGAGTATTAAAATACTCTGACACGCGCTTAAAAGGCAGGAAATGGTATTGGTTAAGATAGACGGCCATAGCCTGTGTGGCTGAGCCATATTGTGCGGCAGCGGTAACACCTTCCGGGAATTCAGCCTGATTCCGACAACCACAAGTGCAGATTTTTACTTCAGCTCTATGGGCCGTTACTTCAAATTCACCCGGTCTCCCTGGTTCAAACACCTGTCGTTCAATATATTTGACCGGCTCACTAT is a window encoding:
- the dcuC gene encoding C4-dicarboxylate transporter DcuC, with the translated sequence MGVGTIRVGLPTAILVSAFISLTFEYLRHRDIRIVFSKLQDLFDNMGKVFATVVTLIIAGETFAMGLKSIGAVDALLHAGSQAGFSASIIVLFMAILTFTISALMGSGNAAFFSFAPMVPDIAHRIGANVAEMMLPIQLSAGMGRTISPIAGVIIAVAGIAGLSPFDIVRRTLIPMISGWLLMLVITFTASGQLMEVLPFLVVVCTLVAVVMIVRRKKTVQLSTAG
- a CDS encoding IS66 family transposase → MIPELPATMSAEILLKENAELRMRVACLEERCRELEEKVGKNSQNSSKPPSSDGYQKPCKNSNSPDHSDDLSADKGTDPSDEKPNPKSLRQSSGNKAGGKKGHQGTCLKQVDIPDYIEYLPVKECNKCQASLLDSEPVKYIERQVFEPGRPGEFEVTAHRAEVKICTCGCRNQAEFPEGVTAAAQYGSATQAMAVYLNQYHFLPFKRVSEYFNTLYKMSVSAGTVANFVARTYENLASTEEVIRDALRESSVAGADETGMRAEGSLHWLHVMRDEQWTLYYLSEKRGREAMDTMGILLTFAGVLVHDHWKSYFAYAATHVLCNAHHLRELLGVVDRDSNQLALRLMKLLRLSWHYCKGFKTIGMLQMPSVVCERIEKIYDRLLQRALMKEVVYMEKQREELKRKKVKNTKAYNLFKRLTEFKAETLRFMSDFTIPFDNNGSERDVRMAKLKQKISGCFRSADGGSMFARIRSYLSSARKQGMDIYQSLHRAVRNYCNMPLLSAE